The genomic stretch GACTGCTGTCTGTTAACTGCATGCATCTTCTTACCCGCGCATTAGACATTCTGCAAATCAGCTGTAATTGCCCTAATAAACACTGTATAGTCCATGAAAGGAGAAAACGTGTCCAACTTGCGGTTTTGTGCATtaattaatgttgttgttgttgtgagaTAAAACATTGTTCAGACTAATCTGGGTCATCCTTCGTGCAGTTTAAGTATGACTCGTCGTGTGGCTGTGGTTGGAGGAGGTAGTTCGGGTCTGGCCTGTATCAAGTGCTGTCTGGATGAGGGGCTCGAGCCTGTCTGCTTCGAAAGCAGCGATGACATTGGTGGACTGTGGAGGTTTCGGGTGGGTCACACTATGTGCAGGTTGGACTTTCTTTCACTCACAGAGTATATAAGTGAGAATGAATATACGATCTCTTCCTGGCTGTTGTGGTTTATTGCAGGAGAATCCCGAGCCAGACAGGGCCAGCATCTACCACTCTGTCATCATCAACACCTCCAAGGAGACTATGTGTTTCAGTGATTTTCCCATCCCCGCACACTTCCCCAACTTCATGCACAACTCCCTCATCATGGACTACTTTCGGATGTATGCTGATCACTTCCAGCTCACCAAATACATACGTTTCAATGTGAGAATGCTTCACTCActtcctttatttttatttctgtttttgaaatgatgcgttatttttttacatcagtctcaaatataaaatgttagtTAGTTCAATAGGACCTACCTAATAAAGAAAGGCTTTAACGTACTGTTATCAACAAACtgttatctgctgctgcttttctgtcaCACAGACCAAAGTCTTGCAGCTGAAGCAGAGATCAGATTTTTCTCGTTCAGGCCAGTGGGATGTTGAGACAGAGAACAAGGATGGCAAAAAGGAGAAACATATATTTGATGCTGTGATGATCTGTATTGGACACCACTGCCACCCCAACATGCCTCTCCATGACTTCCCAGGTACCACCTATAGGCTATAAAAACCTTCAGTTTACCtcaacatgaagaagaaattGTTATTTAAGAAACGACCTTTGACACGGTATGGTCGAGTCTGTAAAGGCAACCATATACAACATGGTTGCATAATCCTGTATCAGCAGAGAGCGGCACCACCCAAAGAGAACAGTATTGTCAGTATAATGTTGTCAACCTTGACCTAATTTTTTTTAGGTCAATGCTGTAGTATCTATTTCAAACACGGATCAAAGTCCTCTCGCAGCAGTAAGTAAATAAAGAAGCACTTTGTGTAGCAGttacaaatttgtgttttttttttcaggcattGACACTTTCAAAGGAAAGTACTTCCACAGTCGGGACTACAAAACTCCTGAAGAGTGGAGGAATAAAAAAGCTGTAGTGATTGGAATAGGAAACTCTGGAGGAGACATAGCAGTGGAGCTGAGCAGAGTCACCAAGCAGGTTGGGTTGACTGagttacatacatacagagcaGATATATGTGCTTGGATTGTTTGTACATTTGACATgcttaatgcaaaaaaaacccactttttttcttattttcattgtatttgtCAGTCACGTTAACATTTTATTCCACCAGCAGAGTGCAGAAAGATATGAGCGGTCCTACAGTCAAATGATGAGCGaaacaaatcaacaatgaaCCAAATTATCTGGAAGTAAATTTAAAGTTGAACACATTCAGTCTAGTCATGTGTAAATCTGCATGCACATACAAGTCCAGTAAATGCTGTAAATCAGTGTTGAACCAGGTCGTAACTCTGCAAGATATTCAGCACATTTACAACGGAGAGTTATTGCAAATTTAcctttgttttcacatttagaTGGGcagatatttacatttatgaCCACATAGCTGCAGAACATTTGCTGGATTCATTTGATACACTGATTGAGTGAAAGGTTTTCTTAAATGAAtacttcaacattttgggaagtacACATATTCGCTgtcttgccgagagttagatgagaagattgataccactctcatatctgtacgTACTATATGAAGCTACCTCTGTCATGCCAAGTTCTGCCTGTCTGCAGACGGGCTGTGTCCCCCCATTCACTTATTTACATCTCCCTATATGATAGACACTCAGTAGGTTTTTCTATATTTAGCTGTAACTTTCAATATTAGAcacttaataataatcatcatgtTGCATctcccaaaatgtcagactttTCTTTCTGATGTTTGGCTGTCTGGCTAGAGACAATGGTAACAGCGGCACACAACCACAAAGTTACACACTggagaaatgaaatgtatttacaatcACTAATATTCAATTTTTCAAACTGTTCATACTAAACAAGAACAGCTGATCCAACCTCCATGTCCTCTCttcatgttttcagctttaCCTGAGCACTCGAAGGGGAGCCTGGATTCTGAACAGAGTTGGGGACAATGGCTTGCCCATTGATTTGTTGTTTAGTCGGGCAATGACATTTCTAAAGAAAATCCTTCCCTTTGGTGTTTTCTGTGGTCTGGGAGAGAAAAGACTCAACCAAAGATTTGACCATAGTCTGTACAATCTAAAGCCAAAGCACAGGTACTGTATTACTCTGTTCACATCTGTTTTTTACAATTATATCTATCAAAGCTATAGCATTGTGTAGCTTGGAAAAATAGCTTTTGAACTATAGCATGTTTTTACCCCCCAAATGGCAAAAACTAAGAATTGCAATGTCAGTTTGTTGGTTTGTATGTACCTTTGCCATTGCCTCATGTTACTACAGAAGaaaatatcttgacaacatCTATCCATGAAATTTGTTGTAGCTACTAATGGTCTCTAtatgattcatgattcagtTGACAGATTGGCGTGAATTTATTGAGCACAATCACCAAATGATTAACCTTCTATAATTCGATAATTCTATAATTCAAAACTTGAACTTTACTTACATTATATCTTGTGATAATGTGCAAGTTACCAAGGACTCAGTTGAGCATGTTCATGCTCAAAAGGGGATagagctgttttcattttaatgacttaTAGCCTCTCATTGAGCACTGCCTTAAGACAAACTTTACAGTTATAGCCTCAATATTAGTATGGCTCTCTAGTACAGTTCTTCCTGTGCATCATGCCTTTATGCTTTTAGGCTTGTTTTAATCTAAATGCTTGCAGTATTTATGTGATTGTAATCCTTTATTCATAAGTCTGAATTTAAATGTCAGGTTGTTCAGCCAACATCCCACAGTGAACGATGAGCTGCCTAACCGCATCCTATCTGGAACAGTTCAGGTGAAACCCAACATCCGCAGATTTCAAGGGTCCAGTGTGGAGTTTGACGATGGAAGTGTAGTGGAAGATGTTGACCTGGTGGTAGGTTATATGTGTATAGACACTCACCCACTCACACTAACAGTTTGTCTGTTCCTCTTCCTTCCTTACACTTCCATAGACAGCAGTGCAGAGGGCCAgtagtgtgtgtgactgagatGAGTTACCTATCTTGCAGGTCTTTGCCACAGGCTACAAGTTTTCCTTTCCATTCCTGGCCTCACATGTGGTCTCAGTGTCTGAAAACAAAGCATCTCTGTACAAGTACGTGTTTCCTCCTGAGCTGGATCTCCCCACTCTGGCTATCATTGGTCTAGTACAGCCACTGGGAGCCATCATGCCCATCTCTGAGATGCAGGCCAGATGGGCCACACGTGTCTTTAAAGGTAGCACAGCTTCTGTAAAAAGTGCAACAGTATTTTTAGTATTTAGTGTTTAAGAAGGCAAATCACTGTATCACAATGTCTCCTTTAAACAGGCTGCGTCAAGCTTCCTTCAGTGGCTGCAATGCTTAAAGATGTCCAGTGCAAGCAGGATACCATGGCTAAAAGGTTCTGCAGTGCAACTTTGAGATTATTTACAGATGTGGGGTCTGAAACGTACCCAATCTTGTTATCCACAACATGTTCAACTCGTGTCTCTTTTTCAGGTATGTCACCAGTCTGAGACACACCATCCAGGTTGACTATATGACCTACATGGATGAGATAGCAGAGCTGGTGGGGGTTCGACCCAGCATCCTGAGGCTGATGCTGACTGATCCCAGGCTGGGACTGAATGTGATGTTCGGTCCCGGGTCCCCGTACCAATATCGTCTCAGAGGGCCACAAAAGTGGGCTGGGGCCCGCCAGGCCATCCTCACTCAGTGGGAGAGAGTGGCTCAACCCATGCAGACCAGGCCCTGTGATGAGCCCAAAGCCAAGAGGTCACTGAAGTGGCTTCtgtttctgtcagctgctgttgtgGGTTTGGCTGCATACATTAACAGGAACAGCCTTCCAGCTTTCCTACAAGATCCCACAGCACTGTTGGACAGGATAAAGATGTACTGACTGCTCAGTGATGTGCAATTAATACTCAAACCAATTCAGCTGTGATCAGTCTTctaacacatttacacacatgaatgTAGTTTTATATAATAGCACCCCCTCTCCTGAAATGAACAAATACAAGGAGACTGTACATAAGTCCACGATGCCACTACATGATGCCTTCAAAGGTCAACTTAAGTTATactatattaaaaaatattcaacatattACATTGTGTGATTGCTAGGATCTGGGTCAtcctttaaaatgatttaacacTCACCTGTATGGTGCAGTACTTTGGGCAGAAATGTGTCTAATGCTTTTGTGTGGTTTCTGATTTCAATCGAACATATTAGAAAATCGAtgtaaactaactaactaaacagtttgtcaaaaatgaaacatgagtTAGATAATCAAGAAAAATCTGTGATTCTTCTATATATTTCATGGTTGAAACCAAGTATAGATCTATATGTATAGATCACTATTACATCCTTTGTCTTCACGtgaatcattttctttaatttgaaaaaatatatatatttccttaCAGTATTTGTTTATCTATAACTTGCAGTAACCTGACACATTCTACAATAGCCaatgatagtaataataatgataatggaAAACCACATGTAACTCCCTGCAGAGAGTGCAACAACTGATGACTACAACAATAAACAGTGATACAATACCGGCTCAAAGTCTCTGtatcttctttgtcttttatttagAAATATACATGTATCTTCAAAAACATGGTTTTCTTCCTCTTGGAGCTTCCAATGTGTCTCCATGTAGGTCAGAAGGGTGGTGGATCCACGTCTCTGTGCCTCAGGTGGCTCATTTGTTACCTTTTCTGTCTATTTATGTAGAGACAGGTCGATAAATCGgccaaaaagtacaaaaatgccaaagacaCTGAATGTTTCAAATTATTCAAAAACGGTGTTGCTGtgacatagtttgtccaccagagagcacaaGTTTAGTGTCTAACTGTCTGGTCTAGTCCATGTTTctaaaaaatcctgaaaaaaaaaactaatttgatGAATGCTTATCAAAAGTGTTCTATGTTTAAGTAAAGATGGTTTAAGATATGTCATTATAACATCATTGGATTTTTGGATAtctcaaatatcaataataGCCCTAGGCTCCTTGATTTATTGTTATCTGTGATTGTTTGTGTATGCCCACCTGAAAAATTATTGTTTtcagaatcagattttttttataataacaacataGACCTTTATAAGGACCAAGCTGTCCTGTAAAATACCATGACTCCAACTTACACTTCCTGTTTGATGATTTCTTCATCTTAAGTTGCATTAGTTCACAGTAAATTAAACTGACTGACTTCAGTACATCAATGAATTATTGTTttcaacattaacattaacactaTGGACAACAATAATAAGACAGAAATGAGTTCGGTCCTCGTCCTAAGGCAGGCAGCAGCAGAAAGTTTGACTCCACCCTTCTTCTTCATTTTGGTCTGGACTGGAGGTTCAGCAGGAGGACGGGTCAGAGGAGGTGAGAGAGCAGTAGAGTCTCGTTCTCTGATAGGTTCATTGTTCATGTTCTCATCCTCAGGGACTGAAGCGACTGGAGCTTTAGTTGGAGGCGTCAGAGGAGGTGGACGAGGAACCTCAGCAGAGTCTGGTTCTCTGTTTGGCTTTTTGGTTCATGGTTTCATCTCACAGCAGATGGgagctgttttctctgctgaaGTCTCAACATTTCTGCCACCAGTGCAATCTAAAGAACATACAAGAGATCACATGTCTTTATGTTGAATTACAAGGCACAATTAATGAGATTTTAACTGGCATTTTATATTAGTGTGGACTTGACATTATAGCGGGTCTTACCTTGAAGACTTGCTGAGCCCACTCATATATGGGTGTGTCAAATAGCACCTTTGAAGAAAATAAGATAATATTGCTCATTAGTTGTTATTCAGAGTTTTAACTACATCTGAAAATGTGAAGTCcagtaaaaaaaactcactCACCCTGAGGGGTCTGTACATTCCTCAGTTCCCTTCAATGAACTGCCAGGGTATTTTGGTGCTGCTGTACATCTCTAAACacaacaaccaaccaaccataAATAAGTTGATCCTCAAGGCACAAATGAGCAGAGTGAGTTCTGTTTGAAGAGTGTGTGAAGTCTGCAGAGAAAATCTGATTGTTGAGTCGATGATCGAGAACTCATgtctatgacacacacacacacacacacattttcacacagactATTACAGTACTTTCCAATAAAACTGATGTTAATGTGCTGaaatagtttttacatttatatgttacattaacatcactcttttaaatgatcatgaCAGGGTTTAAATCCATAGACCAGTTGCTTCCTTCCAACACAGTTGGTGGATGTATATTGACATAAAATAGTGTGAACTGTTCACAGTGATATCTGATTATTGTGATTAACCCTGTCATTCCTTTTAATAAGACAATAGTTCCACTTCACCAATTTAACTGGACTGTAGATGTCGACAAATTGATTTTTGACAAATTGTCACTTGACAACGAAGAGCTTAGATATAAGTTATGTTGAAGGCTTAACACATACATTTTGATACCCTATTATTATCTAAAtgcactgaaatgaaaagtaaaaccTACCAGTAGAAATCACAACACTGGAACCTTTTATCACTCTCAGATGAATCCACTGGTATTTTAATACTCAGCCAACTgaatcaaatcttttttttctgtggctaTGAAAGATTTGTTTAAATAAGTCATATTTGTCCACACTGTTGGACAGGATAAAGGCataaatgttgttaattaatatCTGTTGTGATTAAGAATGTATAATACATTGCTGACTTGCTACGAGGAAGATGCTCCTTATAATAATTAACATAGTGACCATAGAAATTGCAAATTCAAGAGGGGAAAGAAATATTTGCatctttacttaagtaaaagcaaagcaaaaaaaagcaaattaattaaaatagatataaatgtaaaaaaaaaaaaaaaaaaaaagtaaaagtacacagcCCAGTAAGTGAagaatttaatgttttgtatgtattttgtatACAGTTAATTTAAACTAAAGTGATGCTTTTTTATGTGGAAAATATGAAGTAACTACAACTGTGCAATAGTgctttaataaatataatttcctcATTTTAGGGTAATGTTGGACAAAGGTCTATCTACTTCTATACTATATagaagtacttcaaaattgttCCTGGGCACTGGACTTCAGTAAATTATTGATGTACATTGGTCAATGATGCCCCCTGATGGTGGCTTTAAAATCTACCTGATATCAGGTTTGAAAAAGCTTCATGAGCTACACTCCCTAGTGAAATCATGATTACAAATCTCCCTCTGGGATCTCTTTCAGTCTCATGTAATCCAAGTCCGTATTTgagactgttttctttttataggAAGACATAGTTTTGTGGCACGATTGCCCGTAAAtaagaaagacatgaaattaCAAAGCATCAATACCAATCAATATGGTGCAAGAAGAAGTGAGCCTATTTtgtgcatgttgtttttttttttaaattaaattaactgaAACATGTAGAGCAGCAGAGACACTGACACAGCCTTGTTCAACGGATTTTCACCCCATCATCAATAAGTTCACCACTGGCTTTGTTAGTGTAAAAATCTTGAAAACAGTAGGCTTGATTGGTTTTGCCATGCACTCCATTTGTGGACcaataatattttaaacaattttactagttgttctgttttgggggggagggaggggggcagTGTTAGAATTATCCCTAATCAATATTCATTTAAGGTTAGGTAGAGGTGCGttgattacttttttattgttctttatGAATATAGGTTTGCTGTTTGTCATTGATTGGAGGTATTTTGTCGTTATATCTATGGAATCAGGTATGTGAATTTTAATACGCTTAACTAGGCTATAGAGTATCGATTTGGAATTCATAAAACCCAATCAATCAAACTAGCTAGATATCAtagacagggagagagggagcggtAACGTCAGCACGTTGATATCTATAGCCTACGGAAATGTATTCTAAAAATGGAGAATAAAACCTGTTCACTGAATTTAGTTTGAGATAGACTTTAAACCAACCGCCGGTAGTAAACCACCGGTAGACCCCGGAACAAGATTCGTCCACGCGTGACTCGTAAAcatttgggttgccaggttcGGAGATGCCCACGATATGAACGTCATTCGAGGGATTACAAAGATTTGAGATAAAAATTTGATAGGCTATAATTTGAGCatacacttttctttttaattcagCTGTTTGTATAGTTGCACAGTTAAACACCTCGTTTATAAAACTGTATCATCTTATACTTTCTAGGACTactgatagatagatagatagatagatagatagatagatagatagatagatagatagatagatagatagatagatagacaatACATACGacaagtggaaaaaacatagaacaaagacatcaaaaacatgataaaacGGTAAGTCAGTCTGAAAGACAGCACCGGACACATGGATAAGTGATGTGTATGACAAAACACAAGGCATAAAAGCTTCACAGAGcaaataaagtgtaaaaaaagaGCTAACAGCCAGCAGTAATAAATAATCAGAGAGGCCACTTAATGTCATTGAAAAACTTCACAGCAGCAGGCACAAAGGACCTTCTCAGTCGTTCTGTTGATCATCTGGGCATGAGCAGCCATGCACTAAAAGAGCTGTTCAGAGATTATTGAGGGGATTGTTCTTTATATTTTAGGATGATCCTAAACTTTGTTCTTGTTGTATTTTCTAAAAGAAAATAGCAGCATAGCCTATATCTAACTGTACCACAGCAACAACTGGCTTCATTCACTCATTTAGATGAATTTAGGCCTAAACCTAACCCAAAAAGATATAGGCTACAGGCTATAAACACTTGTAATGTAGAATAGACTTGCCAAATTGTACTCCAGTATAAcatcacacatttcacacaa from Thunnus albacares chromosome 9, fThuAlb1.1, whole genome shotgun sequence encodes the following:
- the LOC122989417 gene encoding flavin-containing monooxygenase 5-like: MTRRVAVVGGGSSGLACIKCCLDEGLEPVCFESSDDIGGLWRFRENPEPDRASIYHSVIINTSKETMCFSDFPIPAHFPNFMHNSLIMDYFRMYADHFQLTKYIRFNTKVLQLKQRSDFSRSGQWDVETENKDGKKEKHIFDAVMICIGHHCHPNMPLHDFPGIDTFKGKYFHSRDYKTPEEWRNKKAVVIGIGNSGGDIAVELSRVTKQLYLSTRRGAWILNRVGDNGLPIDLLFSRAMTFLKKILPFGVFCGLGEKRLNQRFDHSLYNLKPKHRLFSQHPTVNDELPNRILSGTVQVKPNIRRFQGSSVEFDDGSVVEDVDLVVFATGYKFSFPFLASHVVSVSENKASLYKYVFPPELDLPTLAIIGLVQPLGAIMPISEMQARWATRVFKGCVKLPSVAAMLKDVQCKQDTMAKRYVTSLRHTIQVDYMTYMDEIAELVGVRPSILRLMLTDPRLGLNVMFGPGSPYQYRLRGPQKWAGARQAILTQWERVAQPMQTRPCDEPKAKRSLKWLLFLSAAVVGLAAYINRNSLPAFLQDPTALLDRIKMY